The window TGTAGATGCTCATTGATTGAGAGACTTTGAATGAGAGACaatgaatataattgaatattactgTATTGTTAGAAATTACAactatgatgaatacagagaaacatgaaaagagcTGTATGAGTTGATGTAATATGAGCGCTTTGaaagaatccaaaaatattttaaagagcctactatgtgcccagaACTGTTAAACATTGGGATCcaaatctgaaaaagaaacatattCTCTGGCCAAGATATTTACTATCTCACAGGGGGAACAACACATAGCTGAAGCTGATAGAGTGGGCCTGGGGCCATCTTTAAGTGAAGACTTTGGGAGGAGTCCTTTGCTCTGTACTCTAGTTTTCCAAAGAAAGAGGTAGAAGATCCTGAGGATGTTGAGGATATTGCTGGGGTAGGAGGACCTCAGCTGCTGCCATCTTGACAGAATAGTGAGTTTCCTGCAGGCTCAATAGAAACAATATTCACAATGactgcaacaatgtaaatagaaagagcCATCACTACAAAACAAACTAAAGTagatgttgcaaaattacaaggAACAAGTGTTGCCTTAATGAAGAGATAGGACGAAACATCCTGTCTCCTTTGCAGAAGTGGGAGGTCTTTAAACAGCAAAGTAACTCAAATGAGCTCAAATAAGCTAAaagatataaagcactttgcaaaaatgATTGTTGTCATTCCTTGAGCTTTCCACTTTCCTTCTGCTGTGCTTAAACACTGTTTATAGAACAATAGAGGGGTATACTGGGTGTACtgatacacatatatttatggcTCTCAATAAAAAATGTACagatatttaaatttaatctgtattattccGATGTCCTTAAGCctagacaatcaaaaaaaaaacaataaatcaggctCTGATTGGTAGCAATTGCTGATTTTTGTGGTGTAAAatttcagggcttcttaaattttttccattcaagaATCCTTTTCACTTGAaaattttttatgtgactctaggtatttaagtatataaaacaggtgTATAAACCAAACATGtattgataataaatgataattctGGTGGcaaacagtttaagaagctggtcAATGATCACCCTGAAATTTTTATtagctacttttaaaaaaattatttttttcaacttaacattattttattttttccaattacatataattttcaaaatttacttttgtaaaatttttgaactccatatttttctccctccctcattcctctctctcttccccaagacagcaagcaatagaTTACATATGTAGGatcatattaaacacatttccacttCAATCATATTGTGAACAGTGAATCAGAAGAAAATGGTCATCAAGCTGCTCTTTAGCAATTCCCCAATCTTCCCATGGTGTTTTGGTCAAAGGTGGACCCCATGACATATCTCCTTGGTGGAGAAAACTGCCAGAGAACAAAAGGGATCCAAGTAGAGTCAGTGAGAAGGAAGTAATGGAGTACAAGTAATGGAGACAAGGTTGGAAGGGGTATAACGATGGCAAAAGTCAAACTTGTCCtacattttctcaattttctcttcaatGGTTTTGTCAGGGAATAAGACTTCCACTGTGTAGCTGACCTTCTTGGAGTGCATCAAGCTGTAGGTATTGTCAAACCTCAGGACATCTGCAAGGAAGATAGACATGCAGAGAGTTATACTTTTTGTGCCTCCTCATTGCCTAAGCTTCTCACTCTGACATTCAAGGACCAGCTCAATCTGCTTTCAATGTACTTTTCAAATCCTTCCCTTTAAGGGTTTCATATAGAAGGAGTTGATCAGAGAACCCTTGCACCAAATGAGTTTCCCCAGACCCATTTGAGGAAATCACAGGATGAAAGATGCAGGTGATGGAGACAATGAAGGGCTAAGATTTTGTTTCTTTCAGGTGCTCAAGTGTTGCATTTGTAGCTCTCAAAATGCATCAACCCTGGAGTGGCTCCTGCCCAGCAGGACAGTGATCCATTCACACACTTTAAGTGGAAAGCTGGGAGTGGTCCATTTGTACCTTGTAAAGGGTTTTCTCCTTGTAGCCTTGAATGAATCCAATGCAAAGAAGCATTTCTCCTGCTCAGCCATTTTAGGATGGTGAAGAAAGTCAAGCTGATTGCTCTATAGGGTGGTCAGTCACTGAAAGATCCGCCATATGTCTGATGGGGCCTTAGAAGGTCCAAACTAGCTCTGAGAAAATTATTTCTCTCAGGTGAAAGGAAAGACGGCTGTGGAGGAAGATGGGTCCCATAGGTTCCATGGCCATCCCTATCCCTAATCTAAATATCCAGTCCAATCCTCATTCCTGATCTCCAGTATCACATCATCAACTTCCTGTTTGGGGTCTTCAGCTGGATGTTTCATAGACATCTGAAACTCAGCGCGTCCAAAACTGAATCCATCATCCTTCTCCCCAAGTCCTGCCCCCTCTTCCTTACTACTGTAGagggcaacaccatcctcccTCCCTCGGGGTCCCAGTctaggagtcatcctggatttctcactctctttctcttccccctcccaagtTGATTTTACTTTTGAGGCATCTCTCAAATATGGCCCCTCCTCTCTTCTGCTCTCCCGACATTCTGGGGCACTTCCTCATTACTTCACACCTACACTGTTGTAATAGCCTCCCTACATCAAGCCTTTCTCTCCTCCTGCAAGTTCTCCATCTAGCTGCCAAAATACATTTCCTGATCTGTTGGTCTGATCCCATGATCTCATCCTCCCCAACAAACTCCAGTGGTATCCCATTTCTAGGAGCAAAATAAGCCCTCTGACATTCCTAGAGCCCTTCATAACCTCCCtcccatctttccagtcttcttatacctgaCTTTCCCCTGAGCTCCCCCAATGTACTTCCCCATTTAGTAACACTGGCCTTTGGGTTGTTTCATATGCATTTCCCTCTCTCAGCCCTTGGCATTCCCTGGTTGTTTCCCCATAAATGGAGAGGTCTTTCTCCTCACATCCCTCTCTTGGCTGCCCTGACTTCCAAGTCTCAGCTAAATTTCCGtcttctccaagaagcctttgCCCATCCTCTTGATCCGACTTCCCTgcttctattgattatctcctaTTGATTCTGTCTGTAGCTTGTTTGCACATATTATGAGTTTCCTAAGGACAAGGACTATCTTGGACCTTTCTTTGCCTTCAGCTTATCCCAGGGCCAGGAAcactgtaggtgcttaataaatgttgcttgATTGACCGATTAGTAATCTTGCCCAAAAAGGCAGCTCTAGTAGTCCAGGAAGCCATGCTGGCTCTTTGCAACCCCCATGTCCCTTTCTTTCGATCTTTCAGTGACTGGCCACCCTACAGCTCAATCAGCTTGACATTCTTCACCATTTTAAAATGGCTGAAAAGGAGAAATGCTTCTCTGCATTGGACTCATTCAATCTGTAAGGAGAAAACCCTTTACAAGGTGCAATATGGGACATTCACCAACCACATCTTTAATGATCCTCTCAGGGATTTCTCCAAGAGCTGAAGGCAAGCTCACTGCTCAGGGTTTGCAAACTATCCACTTCCCTTTTAACAAATCAGGacattttccctcctccttcctcaagATACCTCTgccatttttcatgatttttcaaaTAAGTCACTCACAGACTCCCTGTTCAGTGCAGGTGAGGGTCCCGTCCTCAGGGATCAGCGGAGAGCTGTACTTCTGGGTGGGCACCACCTCGACCATCTCCCTTGCTTTCTGTCGCTCCCCCATCTTAGTCTTCAGGTAAATCCCAACGCCAATGTCGGGCCCATCCAACAGGAACTGCCATCTGTGGTGGGAGAAATGTTGCTTCTTCTTGCCAAGTGATCTGCCCTTGCAGGAGTCCACTCCCACATATACCCATAGCTCtcttttggggaaggggaagccGGGCAGAACCTACCTCAAGACGCAGCCAGGAAAGAGGATCTCAATCTCCACCTGATGGGAGGAGCCCTGATTGATTGACACTGTATGCTCATACTGCATTTTCATCTGGTTCTGCCGGTGGTATTTCTTGGGGACCACACCCCCATACTGAATCTGCCAGAAGAGGATGGGATGACCTTTGGCCTGATGGATCAGCCCTCAATGCCTGTTTCACTCCTGGCCCCTGGGAGTTCCTTACCTTAGTCAGATATTTGGGGTTCCCATCAGGGTCAGTTAGGGTTCCCCCATACTCTGCAGGCAACTGGTCAGGGTCTACAAACTTCTGTAAATCCTCCTTCCAGTTTGCttgtgggaaagaaagaagattgtCGGGTGAGGGGGGAATAAATTCCCAAAAGAGATGAGTAACAGGACAATGAGGCAGGCAGTTCAAACTTACTGTAGAGTGTAACTCTGATGGGCTGGCTActttgttcaaatgccaaatgcatGCTTGCCTAAAAGCTGATTTTATAGAAAACTCACACAAAGCAAGTGCTCACATGATGGTCAGAAGAAGccatacaaggacactctcaaggtctctcttaagaactttggaattgactATGTGATATGGGAGACATTGGCGCAGGACTACCCagccagcatggtgtgccctaaTTGGAGAAGATgatgtgctctatgagcaaagcagaattgaattagctcagaagacaTGAGAggtgcacaaagttagagaactCACCTTAAATGCTCATAGGGACTGTTTGGTCCAAGTAGTAGCACAGCATCCCAAGCTCATACGgcctgatcagccatagtcagacacacagtaccttgactctaacatagtgatgtcattttggtcctctttaagaataaaggacaacaagaGTGGGCAACGAGGCTGCCCATTGGCACCTTTGCCCATCACAGGACACTGTGTGGGTCTGTAACCTCATCTTATCTTCCCCTCTCCACCTCTggacttctctggcttccttcaagtcccagtttaaagcctaccttctacaggaaggtCTCCTAATCTCTCGATTCTAGTCCCTTTCTTTGTTTATTACTTCCTtcttatcctctctctctctctctctctctctctctctattttttttgggGTCCATAactatttgcatgttttcttccctattagactgtgagctacTGGAGAGCAGAGattgacttttgttttttttcttattcttagtatttagcacagagcctggcacatagttggtacttaatgaatgtttattgactcactgaaaaataaatcatattccAGGAAAGAAAGTTACCTGTTTCATGAGCTCACAGAACCACAACTGTCAGAGATGTTAGAGACCATCCCATTCAAtgtcctcattttgtagataatgaAACTAGGGTTAGACAGGTTTAATATGACTAAGATATACATGTAGTAAATGTTTTGAAGCTAGGATATGAACACacatcctctgattccaaatataTTCTTTCCACTACCCCATGCTGCATCAAGACCCCTTCAAGGACCTGTGATTCTGTCATTTTGGAGACACTCACCTTGATGAACAATCCCAACCTCTTTGCAACTTATTAGATAGTTTTCATGAGTTTGGGGGACCCAAAATTCATTCCCATTAGCCAGTTGAGTGACAAGCTTCTCTGAACTCCTTCTGCTCTGCCTGAtcctttattcccattttcttcaacAATCCCATCAAATGTCTCCAAAAGCTGCCCACCTTTCCACCATGCCCTCTGCAATGCCTGGTATGTAGACAACAAACttgctttcatcttaaatcttttcctttctcactccttCCATCGCCTGGCTCTCTCCTGATGGCTTTCTTTCTAGTCATAGTTGCCCTTTTACTCATTTTCTCCAACCCTATGGTTAAGAGGGGGGAGTTGGAATACTttgttctttttgtcattttccaattctccttcctcttctatcTCTTAGTAACCTTTTCTACTCTACACACCTCCAGGTGGCTCCCCTTCTTTCCCAAGAGAGTTCAAGGCATGCTTCAtagtctttctttcctcctcaaatCCTGCCCTCATACTAGAGTACTTCAACAAACATATCAATGCTCTGTTAAACCCACTCATCTGACAACTCTTCAATTGATTCATTCCCTGTGAACTACTTTTCAATCCCATCTCAGCTACGCACAAAGATGGGAAtacccttgatcttgccatcacccagAAATGAACCACATCCATGTTCAAGAACTTGAAAATTCTCTTATTGGGTAACTCACAAATGAACTACTTTCATGTTTAAGAACTAGGAAATCTTTTATCTGATCAATTCTATTAGTAATTCTAACCCCAATTCCATTTTATTACATCTCTTCCTCTACCTTACAACTCCAAACCCTATCATCACTATGACTTCTAATGCCCCACCCCACCCACCCACATATGCTGATCAGTTCTTTCCCACATTATCACCCCTACACTGGATacactctctttccttcccctttttgatcCTTTAGTGATCAATTCAACTCTACACTGTCCTCTTCTTTTGCCCCCTTATATTATCACTGATCTTGACCTGCCAAACTTCTACCTTCTACTaaacaaagctggagaaaaaaagtcATGAAACTGTGCTAATTAGTTCCATCATGAATTAGTATGTTATTACATAACTTCAACTGAGCTCTCACTGCTGAAAGACAATCTTTTTATACCTCCTTAATTAACTTACTGGTTTTCCTAGAACCATTTCCATTCCTCCTCAAATGCCCTGTGGCTCTCTGTCCACCAAATCTTTCAGTTGAGAATTTTGCCTcacattttactaaaaaaaattaaggccattCACTGAAAGTCTCCTCTTCATCTCATATCATTCAAGGGCCTTTCCCCACTATTTCCTCCTTCATCCCTATCTTACATAAAGAAGTGatccttctccttgccaagatTAACCCCTCTATCTGTACAACTATAATGTCcagattagctctctggaggatctcagcaCCAGCCGTAATCAGCTGATCTTAGTAGAGGAGTAaagagtctgtttattccaaattctcttagtCCTATAGACGCTAATACCTTTACATAACTATAGGGCATGTGCATGTACTAACTATATAGTGCACATGTGGGATCAcacaaacaacttgctattgtgtgtaaaTGTCTCTTTGCCatttggtatcactctgct of the Sarcophilus harrisii chromosome 1, mSarHar1.11, whole genome shotgun sequence genome contains:
- the LOC100932594 gene encoding SEC14-like protein 4 — its product is MLRKHVVFRKQEDLDNILNWKPPEVLQLYDTGGFSGYDREGCPVWIDSAGSLDPKGLILSSGKANMIKKRTQTLMILLRECELQSERLGKKIETFIIIFDLENLSLKHFWKPAIEVCQEFFSILDNNFPETVKNLIVVKVPKLFPIVYNLVKPFISEKTSKKFVIMGANWKEDLQKFVDPDQLPAEYGGTLTDPDGNPKYLTKIQYGGVVPKKYHRQNQMKMQYEHTVSINQGSSHQVEIEILFPGCVLRWQFLLDGPDIGVGIYLKTKMGERQKAREMVEVVPTQKYSSPLIPEDGTLTCTEQGVYVLRFDNTYSLMHSKKVSYTVEVLFPDKTIEEKIEKM